One genomic segment of Streptomyces sp. TLI_146 includes these proteins:
- a CDS encoding acyl-CoA dehydrogenase family protein: MSAPAKLPPFDPADPLGIDDLLSDDDLAIRDTVRSWAADRVLPHIAQWYEDGQVPVRELARELGGLGALGMSLTGHGCAGATAVQYGLACLELEAADSGIRSLVSVQGSLAMYAIWKYGSEEQKQRWLPSMAAGETIGCFGLTEPDHGSDPAGMRTYAKRDGTDWVLNGRKMWITNGSVAGVAVVWAQTDDGIRGFAVPTDSPGFSAPEIKHKWSLRASVTSELVMDEVRLPADAVLPGVTGLKGPLSCLSHARYGIVWGAMGAARASFEAAVEYAKTREQFGRPIGGFQLTQAKLADMAVELHKGVLLAHHLGLRMDAGRLRPEQVSFGKLNNVREAIEICRTSRTILGANGISLEYPVMRHATNLESVLTYEGTVEMHQLVLGKALTGLDAFR; encoded by the coding sequence ATGTCCGCACCCGCCAAGCTGCCCCCCTTCGACCCGGCCGACCCCCTCGGGATCGACGACCTGCTGAGCGACGACGACCTCGCCATCCGCGACACCGTCCGCTCCTGGGCCGCCGACCGGGTCCTGCCGCACATCGCCCAGTGGTACGAGGACGGACAGGTGCCCGTCCGCGAGCTCGCGCGGGAGCTCGGCGGCCTGGGCGCGCTCGGGATGTCGCTCACCGGCCACGGCTGCGCGGGCGCCACCGCCGTCCAGTACGGCCTGGCCTGTCTGGAGCTGGAGGCCGCCGACTCCGGCATCCGCTCGCTCGTCTCGGTCCAGGGCTCGCTCGCGATGTACGCGATCTGGAAGTACGGCTCCGAGGAGCAGAAGCAGCGCTGGCTGCCGTCGATGGCGGCGGGCGAGACCATCGGCTGCTTCGGCCTCACCGAACCCGACCACGGCTCCGACCCGGCCGGGATGCGTACGTACGCGAAGCGGGACGGCACCGACTGGGTGCTCAACGGGCGCAAGATGTGGATCACCAACGGCTCGGTCGCCGGGGTCGCGGTGGTCTGGGCGCAGACCGACGACGGGATTCGCGGCTTCGCCGTACCGACCGACAGCCCCGGCTTCTCGGCGCCCGAGATCAAGCACAAGTGGTCGCTGCGGGCGTCGGTCACCAGCGAGCTGGTCATGGACGAGGTGCGGCTGCCCGCCGACGCGGTGCTGCCGGGGGTCACCGGGCTCAAGGGCCCGCTGAGCTGCCTCTCGCACGCGCGGTACGGCATCGTCTGGGGAGCGATGGGCGCGGCCCGGGCCTCGTTCGAGGCGGCGGTGGAGTACGCGAAGACCCGCGAGCAGTTCGGCAGGCCCATCGGCGGCTTCCAGCTCACCCAGGCCAAGCTGGCCGACATGGCGGTGGAGCTCCACAAGGGCGTCCTGCTCGCCCATCACCTGGGCCTGCGCATGGACGCGGGCAGGCTCCGTCCGGAGCAGGTCAGCTTCGGAAAGCTCAACAACGTACGGGAGGCCATCGAGATCTGCCGCACCTCGCGCACGATCCTCGGGGCCAACGGGATCTCGCTGGAGTACCCCGTGATGCGGCACGCCACCAATCTGGAGTCGGTGCTCACCTATGAGGGCACCGTGGAGATGCACCAGCTGGTGCTGGGCAAGGCGCTCACCGGACTCGACGCGTTCCGCTAG
- a CDS encoding ABC transporter substrate-binding protein has translation MRPRRAAEGLLLAALLLLGAGCGSRVPERDFESGPTASGAGPVRIGIIASETSPVGGAAFTGPRDGARAYFDALNARGGLAGRKVEVLTCDDGGSGVGNTECVHRLVTEKKVFALVATTALDYAGAPEVSAQGVPDIGGQPIGAAYDTYPHLYGIYGSDAPRDGTPGWGGSLYGGTEVYRYFKRERGARTAAVVSYNQAASAAYARLVTAGLKAEGYDVVGEQVDFVLPNFRAVAADLKARGADLVFDALDTHGNVQLCEAMDALGAKVTAKVTNVQNWNAAVPDDYRDAPRCRNALWVTGSSRNYEEKDQPEVRAFRAAMKDKPLSQWQLEGWAAAMWFTDAARSCPANALTRACVEAFLDRPERYTAHGLLLPVSYEHLDRPPKERRTCLSVARWQDGKGWVTQGEMNANCFTVPQLAYRP, from the coding sequence ATGCGGCCGCGCCGGGCTGCTGAAGGCCTGCTGCTGGCGGCGCTGCTCCTGCTGGGCGCCGGCTGCGGCAGCCGGGTGCCCGAGCGGGACTTCGAGAGCGGGCCGACCGCCTCGGGCGCCGGACCCGTCCGGATCGGGATCATCGCGAGCGAGACCAGCCCGGTCGGCGGCGCCGCGTTCACCGGGCCGCGCGACGGCGCCCGCGCCTACTTCGACGCGCTCAACGCCCGCGGCGGGCTGGCTGGGCGCAAGGTGGAGGTGCTCACCTGCGACGACGGAGGCAGCGGGGTCGGCAACACCGAGTGCGTGCACCGGCTGGTGACCGAGAAGAAGGTGTTCGCGCTGGTCGCGACCACCGCGCTCGACTACGCGGGCGCCCCCGAGGTCTCCGCCCAGGGCGTCCCCGACATCGGCGGCCAGCCCATCGGCGCGGCCTACGACACCTATCCGCACCTGTACGGGATCTACGGCAGCGACGCCCCGCGCGACGGCACCCCCGGCTGGGGCGGCAGCCTGTACGGAGGCACCGAGGTCTACCGCTACTTCAAGCGCGAGCGGGGCGCCCGCACCGCCGCCGTCGTCTCGTACAACCAGGCCGCGTCCGCCGCGTACGCCCGGCTGGTGACCGCCGGGCTGAAGGCCGAGGGGTACGACGTGGTCGGCGAGCAGGTCGACTTCGTGCTGCCGAACTTCCGCGCGGTCGCCGCCGATCTGAAGGCCCGCGGCGCCGACCTGGTCTTCGACGCGCTGGACACGCACGGCAACGTGCAGCTGTGCGAGGCGATGGACGCGCTCGGGGCGAAGGTCACCGCCAAGGTCACCAATGTGCAGAACTGGAACGCGGCGGTGCCCGACGACTATCGGGACGCCCCGCGCTGCCGCAACGCCCTGTGGGTGACCGGCTCTTCGCGCAACTACGAGGAGAAGGACCAGCCGGAGGTACGGGCGTTCCGCGCGGCCATGAAGGACAAGCCGCTCTCGCAGTGGCAGCTGGAGGGGTGGGCGGCCGCGATGTGGTTCACCGACGCCGCCCGGTCCTGCCCGGCGAACGCCCTCACGCGCGCGTGCGTGGAGGCATTCCTGGACCGGCCCGAGCGCTACACCGCGCACGGGCTGCTGCTCCCGGTCTCGTACGAGCACCTGGACCGGCCGCCGAAGGAGCGCCGCACCTGTCTGTCGGTGGCCCGCTGGCAGGACGGCAAGGGGTGGGTGACCCAGGGCGAGATGAACGCCAACTGCTTCACCGTGCCCCAGCTCGCCTACCGGCCCTGA
- a CDS encoding I78 family peptidase inhibitor produces MAPIPTPSAQPDDAPDAYVGLAGEAAERLARARGWTTVRSLAPGSIITMEYLEGRLNFEVADGTVIRCWRG; encoded by the coding sequence ATGGCACCCATACCGACCCCCTCCGCACAGCCCGACGACGCTCCCGACGCCTATGTGGGACTGGCCGGTGAGGCCGCCGAGCGGCTGGCACGCGCGCGTGGCTGGACCACCGTGAGGTCGCTCGCCCCTGGCTCGATCATCACCATGGAGTACCTGGAAGGGCGGCTGAACTTCGAGGTGGCCGACGGCACGGTGATCCGCTGCTGGCGCGGCTGA
- a CDS encoding phosphatase PAP2 family protein has product MRTDRIFARLDREPEPPKIAIPRMSRHRVILFSATMAFYVAIVVAVLASSWLVELDWKVMLFRPYEQWPQMHAFLDYFVVLGQRGPTAVMVAAWLGWRSWRQHTLRPLLALGASLLLLNITVGAVKLGLGRLGPHYATEIGSAELFAGGDIFPSGHTANAVVTWGILAYLATTPRARRWLSVISAVVALGVGATTVYLGTHWVSDVLLGWAAGLLILLALPWCEPLIARAEALVFALRAKWRARGTAAPALPVPAGALPGVFAQRTASEDDAPVREPVGAGSGGRATGSRGAARPPGAGPRPERPPVPPAASRRPQHPERAPRPAPARPLGG; this is encoded by the coding sequence GTGCGTACCGACCGAATCTTCGCCCGTCTGGACCGGGAGCCCGAGCCGCCGAAGATAGCGATCCCGCGGATGAGCCGTCATCGCGTGATCCTCTTCAGCGCGACGATGGCGTTCTACGTCGCCATCGTCGTCGCCGTGCTCGCCTCGTCCTGGCTCGTCGAGCTGGACTGGAAGGTCATGCTGTTCCGGCCCTACGAGCAGTGGCCGCAGATGCACGCCTTCCTCGACTACTTCGTGGTCCTGGGCCAGCGCGGCCCCACGGCGGTGATGGTCGCGGCCTGGCTGGGCTGGAGATCCTGGCGGCAGCACACCCTGCGCCCGCTGCTCGCGCTGGGCGCCTCGCTGCTGCTCCTGAACATCACGGTCGGCGCGGTCAAGCTGGGCCTGGGCCGCCTCGGCCCGCACTACGCGACGGAGATCGGCTCGGCCGAACTGTTCGCGGGCGGCGACATATTCCCCTCCGGCCACACCGCCAACGCGGTCGTGACCTGGGGCATCCTCGCCTATCTGGCCACCACTCCGCGGGCCCGGCGCTGGCTGTCGGTCATCTCGGCCGTGGTCGCCCTGGGCGTCGGCGCCACCACCGTCTACCTCGGCACCCACTGGGTGAGCGACGTGCTCCTCGGCTGGGCGGCCGGGCTGCTGATCCTGCTGGCGCTGCCCTGGTGCGAGCCGCTGATCGCCCGCGCCGAGGCGCTGGTCTTCGCCCTGCGGGCCAAGTGGCGCGCACGCGGAACAGCCGCCCCCGCACTGCCCGTTCCGGCCGGTGCGCTGCCCGGCGTGTTCGCCCAGCGCACCGCGAGCGAGGACGACGCCCCCGTGCGCGAGCCGGTGGGAGCCGGCAGCGGCGGGCGCGCGACCGGGTCCCGGGGCGCCGCCCGCCCGCCGGGCGCCGGTCCCCGCCCCGAGCGCCCGCCGGTGCCCCCGGCGGCCAGCAGGCGCCCGCAGCACCCCGAGCGCGCCCCGCGCCCGGCGCCGGCCCGCCCCCTCGGCGGCTGA
- a CDS encoding ABC transporter ATP-binding protein, whose product MAVEIELRRARVRYGPLEALHGVDLAVPARALTVLLGRNGSGRTSVLRALAGTVALTAGRVVWRGADVTGLPVHQRARRGLCLVPDVRAVHAGLTVAENLELAAPGGDFTVALDGYPALRPLLPRRAGTLSGGEQRMLAVSRALVGGARLVLLDEPTQGMAPEVAERTYDLLAGLARERAVVVAEQRLPPGRPAIVHRLRRGNVVFSGESAELEGLPPQ is encoded by the coding sequence ATGGCCGTCGAGATCGAACTGCGGCGCGCCCGGGTGCGGTACGGCCCGCTGGAGGCGCTGCACGGGGTCGACCTGGCCGTACCCGCCCGCGCCCTCACCGTCCTGCTCGGCCGCAACGGCTCCGGCCGCACGAGCGTGCTGCGCGCGCTGGCCGGGACAGTGGCGCTGACGGCCGGGCGGGTGGTGTGGCGCGGCGCCGACGTCACCGGGCTGCCCGTGCACCAGCGTGCGCGGCGCGGCCTGTGCCTGGTCCCGGACGTACGAGCCGTGCACGCCGGGCTGACCGTCGCCGAGAACCTCGAACTCGCCGCGCCGGGCGGTGACTTCACGGTCGCGCTCGACGGCTACCCGGCGCTGCGCCCGCTCCTGCCCCGGCGGGCGGGCACCCTGTCGGGCGGCGAGCAGCGGATGCTCGCGGTGTCGCGCGCGCTGGTCGGCGGCGCCCGCCTCGTCCTGCTCGACGAGCCGACCCAGGGCATGGCCCCGGAAGTGGCCGAGCGCACCTACGACCTGCTGGCCGGTCTCGCGCGGGAGCGGGCCGTGGTGGTCGCGGAGCAGCGGCTGCCGCCCGGCCGACCGGCGATCGTGCACCGGCTGCGGCGGGGGAACGTGGTCTTCAGCGGCGAGAGCGCGGAGCTCGAAGGCCTGCCCCCTCAGTGA
- a CDS encoding ATP-binding cassette domain-containing protein, translating into MASLTYDLTLAGLTVGSAAALTGMGLVVTYRATGVLNLAHGAIAMVCAYLLRQLVVEWHWPLAPAAALTLLVAAPGLGVLLDVLVFRPLSVQGNDPARTLVASIGVFVLLVGGAALIWGPGARADAPALVTGEPWGQLAVVAALAALVVTVTRWTRFGGEVRAVVDNRELAALGGIDTDRVASVGWAFGAFTAGLTGVLLAPYVRLDPYGLPLLVVEVIAVAVVARMRSVVVAVVAALLIGVAQAQLTRLHPSGRAEPLVQAVGANLFVVALLVAALVLPGAGTRDTLSRTTVAAVRIPPAAWLVAGVLFLLPLGFAGSDLHTSVQIPALAIVLLSLVVVSGRGGQISLGQTAYAGLGALFTGWLSQSVPELLALLLAVLLVAPLGLLTGRPAIRRHGLALALATLAVSVATSRFVFAQPYATSGLTLTRPAGLGDDRAYYAVELALLACALLTVAALRRGRTGRALAAMRDHEEGAQAAGVPVPALKVVAFVVGAALAALGGGLLSMGLRTFDPGAYDPVRGLLWFAAVVVLGADNLLGAPAAAALLVGLDAGTRGGVAAAAIGLLALLVGRFPQAHELLSRWRRPPKPPPATARKVYALPAGPAPAAAPELAARGVRLAYGSYTVLAGVDLAVPPGRVTALIGGNGAGKTTLFHCLCGTLRPDAGRVAFGGADITRRPAHARTRLGIARTFQRIAVFDSLTVEENVRIGAEQGRVRDPAAVEQALRLMGLAGGVRRLPAAGLPTGTLRRVELGRALAGRPHTLLLDEPAAGLDTAEAGELARVLRALAADGMAVLVVEHDLDLVADIADTVHVMRAGRIG; encoded by the coding sequence GTGGCGTCCCTGACGTACGACCTGACCCTCGCGGGACTCACGGTCGGCAGCGCCGCGGCCCTCACCGGCATGGGCCTGGTCGTCACCTACCGGGCCACCGGCGTGCTCAACCTGGCGCACGGCGCGATCGCCATGGTCTGCGCCTATCTGCTGCGCCAGCTCGTGGTCGAGTGGCACTGGCCGCTCGCCCCGGCCGCCGCCCTCACCCTGCTGGTGGCCGCCCCGGGCCTGGGCGTGCTGCTCGACGTGCTGGTCTTCCGCCCGCTGTCCGTCCAGGGCAACGACCCGGCCCGCACCCTGGTCGCCTCGATCGGTGTGTTCGTGCTGCTCGTCGGCGGCGCCGCGCTGATCTGGGGCCCGGGCGCGCGGGCCGACGCCCCGGCCCTGGTGACCGGCGAGCCCTGGGGCCAACTGGCCGTGGTGGCCGCCCTCGCCGCGCTGGTGGTCACGGTGACCCGGTGGACGAGGTTCGGCGGCGAGGTGCGGGCGGTCGTCGACAACCGCGAACTGGCCGCGCTCGGCGGCATCGACACCGACCGGGTGGCGTCGGTCGGCTGGGCGTTCGGCGCCTTCACGGCCGGTCTGACGGGTGTGCTGCTCGCGCCCTATGTGCGCCTCGACCCGTACGGCCTGCCGCTGCTCGTCGTCGAGGTCATCGCGGTCGCGGTGGTCGCCAGGATGCGCAGTGTGGTGGTCGCGGTCGTCGCCGCGCTGCTGATCGGGGTGGCGCAGGCGCAGTTGACCCGGCTCCATCCGTCCGGGCGCGCCGAACCGCTGGTCCAGGCCGTGGGGGCGAACCTGTTCGTGGTGGCGCTGCTGGTGGCGGCGCTGGTGCTGCCGGGGGCGGGGACGCGGGACACACTGTCGCGGACGACGGTCGCCGCGGTGCGGATACCGCCCGCCGCCTGGCTGGTGGCGGGCGTCCTGTTCCTGCTGCCGCTGGGCTTCGCGGGCTCCGATCTGCACACCTCGGTGCAGATCCCGGCGCTGGCGATCGTGCTGCTCTCGCTGGTCGTGGTGAGCGGCCGGGGCGGCCAGATCTCCCTGGGCCAGACCGCGTACGCGGGCCTTGGCGCCCTGTTCACCGGCTGGCTCTCGCAGTCGGTGCCGGAGCTGCTCGCCCTGCTCCTCGCGGTGCTCCTGGTCGCCCCGCTGGGCCTGCTGACGGGCCGGCCCGCGATCCGCCGCCACGGCCTGGCGCTCGCCCTGGCCACCCTCGCGGTCTCCGTCGCCACCAGCCGTTTCGTCTTCGCCCAGCCGTACGCGACCTCGGGCCTGACCCTGACCCGCCCGGCGGGCCTGGGCGACGACCGCGCGTACTACGCCGTCGAACTCGCCCTGCTGGCCTGCGCGTTGCTCACCGTGGCGGCCCTGCGCCGGGGCCGGACCGGACGCGCCCTGGCGGCGATGCGCGACCACGAGGAGGGCGCCCAGGCCGCGGGCGTGCCCGTCCCCGCGCTCAAGGTCGTCGCGTTCGTCGTCGGCGCAGCCCTCGCCGCGCTCGGCGGCGGGCTGCTCTCGATGGGGCTGCGCACCTTCGACCCGGGCGCGTACGACCCGGTGCGCGGGCTGCTCTGGTTCGCCGCGGTGGTGGTGCTCGGCGCGGACAACCTGCTGGGCGCCCCGGCCGCGGCCGCCCTCCTGGTCGGCCTGGACGCGGGCACCCGGGGCGGCGTCGCGGCCGCCGCCATCGGTCTGCTCGCCCTGCTCGTCGGCCGCTTCCCGCAGGCCCACGAGCTGCTCTCCCGGTGGCGCAGACCCCCGAAGCCGCCCCCGGCCACGGCACGGAAGGTGTACGCGCTCCCGGCGGGCCCGGCCCCGGCGGCGGCCCCCGAACTCGCCGCGCGCGGGGTGCGGCTCGCGTACGGCTCGTACACCGTCCTCGCGGGCGTCGACCTGGCCGTGCCGCCGGGCCGGGTCACCGCGCTGATCGGGGGCAACGGCGCCGGGAAGACCACGCTGTTCCACTGCCTGTGCGGCACCCTGCGCCCCGACGCCGGGCGGGTCGCCTTCGGCGGGGCAGACATCACCCGCCGCCCGGCCCACGCCCGTACCCGGCTCGGCATCGCGCGGACCTTCCAGCGGATCGCGGTGTTCGACTCGCTGACGGTGGAGGAGAACGTACGGATCGGGGCCGAGCAGGGCCGGGTGCGCGACCCGGCGGCGGTCGAGCAGGCGCTGCGGCTGATGGGGCTCGCGGGCGGGGTGCGGCGGCTGCCCGCCGCCGGACTGCCCACCGGCACCCTGCGCCGCGTCGAGCTCGGCCGGGCGCTGGCGGGCCGCCCGCACACGCTCCTGCTCGACGAGCCGGCCGCCGGACTCGACACCGCCGAGGCCGGGGAACTGGCCCGGGTGCTGCGGGCGCTGGCCGCCGACGGCATGGCCGTACTCGTCGTCGAGCACGACCTCGACCTGGTCGCGGACATCGCGGACACGGTCCATGTGATGCGGGCGGGACGGATCGGATGA
- a CDS encoding MFS transporter: MAGTMTDAARARATAGGANRWVVLVVLCVSLLLVALDATVLHVAVPSVTEDLRPSATALLWIVDAYPLVCAALLILFGTLGDRVGRRRVLLLGYGIFGLASAVAALAGSAELLIVARALLGVGGAMIMPATLSILRAVFPDRRERATAIGVWTATAAIGAATGPVLGGFLVQHFWWGSVFLINIPLMALILPLGRKLLPESKGGADGPWDVLGALTAAAGVITLVLGVKRLGAGHGLLDLFTLAPLCVGTALIVLFVRRQKRRRHPLVDMRMFARPTFSTSVGCIVLAMLALVGLELIAVQYLQLILGLSPLETGLRLLPLTFAAMAAGATGSYTLRRLGPRTMVGCGFALTAAAVLLLVLMGQHDRPLLLTSAFIVLGFGLQTTLFGAYESMLSEAPADCAGGAAAIGETSYQLGAGMGIALLGSVMNAAYAPGVASVPGVPDEASAGAANSLGEAYDLADRLGGPAGAALRGAAQHSFVHGLHVTLLVSAGLLVLGALAALRLPRVMECGAQHDGLAPGLPEQRTEPHVRVPAAAGVPAAEAAGSGPGGH, translated from the coding sequence ATGGCAGGAACGATGACGGACGCCGCACGCGCGCGTGCGACCGCCGGCGGTGCCAACCGCTGGGTCGTCCTCGTCGTCCTCTGTGTGAGTCTGCTGCTCGTCGCGCTGGACGCGACCGTCCTGCACGTCGCCGTCCCCTCGGTCACCGAGGACCTGCGCCCCAGCGCCACCGCGCTGCTGTGGATCGTCGACGCCTACCCGCTGGTCTGCGCCGCCCTCCTCATCCTCTTCGGCACCCTCGGCGACCGTGTCGGCCGCCGCCGGGTGCTGCTGCTCGGTTACGGGATCTTCGGCCTCGCGTCCGCCGTGGCCGCCCTGGCCGGGTCGGCCGAGCTGCTGATCGTGGCCCGCGCGCTGCTCGGCGTCGGCGGCGCAATGATCATGCCCGCCACGCTCTCCATCCTGCGCGCGGTCTTCCCGGACCGCCGGGAACGCGCCACCGCCATCGGCGTGTGGACCGCCACCGCGGCGATAGGCGCCGCCACCGGACCGGTGCTCGGCGGCTTCCTCGTCCAGCACTTCTGGTGGGGCTCGGTCTTCCTGATCAACATCCCGCTGATGGCGCTGATACTTCCGCTGGGCCGCAAACTGCTGCCCGAGTCGAAGGGCGGTGCCGACGGGCCGTGGGACGTGCTCGGTGCGCTGACCGCCGCCGCCGGAGTGATCACGCTGGTCCTCGGGGTGAAGCGGCTGGGCGCCGGCCACGGGCTCCTCGACCTGTTCACCCTGGCGCCGCTGTGCGTCGGCACCGCCCTGATCGTCCTGTTCGTACGGCGGCAGAAGCGGCGCCGCCATCCGCTGGTCGACATGCGGATGTTCGCCCGGCCCACCTTCTCCACCTCGGTGGGGTGCATCGTCCTCGCCATGCTGGCGCTGGTCGGCCTGGAGCTCATAGCCGTGCAGTACCTCCAGCTGATCCTGGGGCTCAGCCCGCTGGAGACCGGTCTGCGGCTGCTCCCGCTCACCTTCGCCGCGATGGCCGCGGGCGCCACCGGCTCGTACACCCTGCGCCGCCTCGGCCCGCGCACCATGGTCGGCTGCGGCTTCGCGCTGACCGCCGCCGCCGTGCTGCTGCTCGTCCTGATGGGCCAGCACGACCGGCCGCTGCTGCTCACCAGCGCCTTCATAGTCCTGGGCTTCGGCCTTCAGACGACGCTCTTCGGGGCGTACGAATCGATGCTGAGCGAGGCGCCCGCCGACTGCGCGGGCGGGGCCGCCGCCATCGGCGAGACCTCCTACCAGCTCGGCGCCGGCATGGGCATCGCCCTGCTCGGCAGCGTGATGAACGCGGCCTACGCCCCCGGGGTCGCCTCGGTCCCCGGCGTCCCGGACGAGGCCTCGGCCGGTGCGGCCAACTCCCTGGGCGAGGCCTATGACCTCGCGGACCGCCTCGGCGGCCCGGCGGGCGCGGCCCTTCGCGGCGCCGCGCAGCACTCCTTCGTCCACGGCCTGCATGTGACGCTGCTGGTCAGCGCGGGTCTGCTGGTGCTCGGCGCGCTGGCCGCGCTGCGGCTGCCCCGGGTGATGGAGTGCGGGGCGCAGCACGACGGCCTCGCGCCCGGGCTGCCCGAGCAGCGGACCGAGCCGCATGTCAGGGTCCCCGCGGCGGCGGGTGTTCCGGCCGCGGAGGCGGCGGGATCCGGGCCCGGCGGCCACTGA
- the ctaD gene encoding cytochrome c oxidase subunit I: MGTETATAEAGPHEARQSGRVIVDWLTTTDHKKIGHLYLVTSFAFFLIAGLMAMFMRAELARPGLQIMSNNDFNQMFTMHGTIMLLLFATPTFAGFANEIMPLQIGAPDVAFPRLNMLAYWLFLFGGLIVLGSLLVPGGPAAFGWFAYAPLNSATRSPGIGADLWIMGLALSGFGTILGAVNFLTTIIGMRAPGMTMFRMPIFTWNVLFTSILVLLAFPVLAAALLVLEADRRFGSVVFEPQWGGALLWQHLFWFFGHPEVYIIALPFFGIITEIIPVFARKPIFGYLTLVGATMCITGLSIVVWAHHMFATGAVLLPFFSFMSFLIAVPTGVKFFNWTGTMLRGSLSFETPMLWAVGFLISFLFGGLTGVILASPPLDFHVTDSYFVVAHFHYVVFGTVVFATFGGFYFWWPKFTGKMLDERLGKIHFWTLFVGFHTTFLVQHWLGAEGMPRRYADYLAADGFTALNTISSIGAFLLGMSTLPFLYNVWKTSKYGTKVEVDDPWGFGRSLEWATSCPPPRHNFVTIPRIRTESPAFDLHHPEFAPFRDDLVPAEPREKEPQSDAQGR, encoded by the coding sequence ATGGGTACGGAGACGGCGACCGCGGAAGCGGGACCACACGAGGCCCGGCAGTCGGGCCGGGTGATCGTGGACTGGCTGACCACCACGGACCACAAGAAGATCGGGCATCTCTACCTGGTCACGTCGTTCGCGTTCTTCCTGATCGCCGGGCTGATGGCCATGTTCATGCGGGCCGAGCTGGCCCGCCCCGGCCTGCAGATCATGTCGAACAACGACTTCAACCAGATGTTCACCATGCACGGCACGATCATGCTGCTGCTCTTCGCCACCCCCACCTTCGCGGGCTTCGCCAACGAGATCATGCCGCTCCAGATCGGCGCCCCCGACGTGGCGTTCCCCCGGCTCAACATGCTGGCGTACTGGCTGTTCCTGTTCGGCGGCCTCATCGTCCTCGGCTCGCTGCTGGTGCCCGGGGGCCCCGCCGCCTTCGGCTGGTTCGCCTACGCGCCGCTCAACTCCGCGACCCGCTCCCCCGGCATCGGCGCCGACCTGTGGATCATGGGGCTCGCGCTCTCCGGGTTCGGGACGATCCTGGGCGCGGTGAACTTCCTGACCACCATCATCGGGATGCGCGCGCCCGGCATGACGATGTTCCGGATGCCGATCTTCACCTGGAACGTGCTGTTCACCTCGATCCTGGTGCTGCTCGCCTTCCCGGTGCTCGCGGCGGCGCTGCTGGTCCTGGAGGCGGACCGCAGGTTCGGATCGGTGGTCTTCGAACCGCAGTGGGGAGGCGCGCTGCTGTGGCAGCACCTCTTCTGGTTCTTCGGCCATCCCGAGGTCTACATCATCGCGCTGCCGTTCTTCGGCATCATCACGGAGATCATCCCGGTCTTCGCGCGCAAGCCGATCTTCGGCTATCTCACCCTGGTCGGCGCCACCATGTGCATCACCGGACTGTCGATCGTGGTGTGGGCGCACCACATGTTCGCCACGGGAGCGGTGCTGCTGCCGTTCTTCTCCTTCATGTCGTTCCTGATCGCGGTGCCGACCGGGGTGAAGTTCTTCAACTGGACGGGCACGATGCTGCGCGGCTCGCTCAGCTTCGAGACACCGATGCTCTGGGCCGTGGGCTTCCTGATCAGCTTCCTCTTCGGCGGCCTCACCGGCGTCATCCTCGCCTCGCCGCCGCTCGACTTCCACGTCACCGACTCGTACTTCGTGGTGGCCCACTTCCACTACGTCGTCTTCGGCACGGTCGTCTTCGCCACCTTCGGCGGCTTCTACTTCTGGTGGCCCAAGTTCACCGGGAAGATGCTCGACGAACGGCTAGGGAAGATCCACTTCTGGACGCTCTTCGTGGGCTTCCACACCACGTTCCTGGTCCAGCACTGGCTGGGCGCCGAGGGCATGCCCCGCCGGTACGCGGACTATCTGGCCGCCGACGGCTTCACCGCCCTCAACACCATCTCCTCCATCGGCGCCTTCCTGCTCGGCATGTCCACGCTCCCGTTCCTCTACAACGTCTGGAAGACGTCGAAGTACGGGACGAAGGTGGAGGTCGACGACCCCTGGGGGTTCGGGCGCTCGCTGGAGTGGGCGACCTCCTGCCCGCCGCCGCGCCACAACTTCGTGACCATCCCCCGCATCCGCACCGAGTCGCCCGCCTTCGACCTGCACCACCCGGAGTTCGCGCCGTTCCGCGACGACCTGGTGCCGGCCGAGCCGAGGGAGAAGGAGCCGCAGAGCGACGCTCAGGGCCGGTAG